DNA from Plectropomus leopardus isolate mb chromosome 11, YSFRI_Pleo_2.0, whole genome shotgun sequence:
TTACAACATGTCCATATCTGACTGTCCCTATCTCTCTTTGCAGGTGTACTGAGTAGTGTTTTCCTGCGGAGCCCACAGTATCTGCTGGCATGCTGCGGTGGGTCCAGCCCCCCTCCTGTCTTCTCCAGTGAGTGTTTTATGCCTCATCAGCAATGCCTCAGCTACTCTCTAAGCATTAGCAGCAGGGTCTCCCATGCTTTCCACAGCTAATTACTGATGCAATGCCAAAGAGCTAATTCTCCGCTCAACTCTGCACGGCTCTATTCATAACCATTCACGGCTGTTTAGGATGGGGAAGAGGGGTGGGTTGCAAGGCTTTTAAGAGTCCCTGGGGCCCCCTATTTTGTACTTGCAAATACACACTTTTACTAGCGCAAATATGCAGAGCTAATAAACATCTTGTCTTCTGTCATATTAAGATTATAATTACCAGGTGTGAATTCCTGCTGCTGAATAAGATATTTTGTTTCAAAGCTTACTCCCCCAGCACATTAATAAGTTTGGTTGTCAATCCCAAAAGCTTCAAGTTTAATTTTCAGGctcatgaattttgaaaacatcTAGAAAACCTATACTTGTCTgtgaaatattcaaattttcCTCTAAATCGTGTTTGAAGTGTCTCAGTTCATAAAACCTCAGACCTGTGTAGAGTGCCACATTATACTCTAGTAGTATTAATTGAGACAAGCAGCTGTCTTATTTTGGCACTCTCCCACAGCAATTGGAAGTTATTAGTTTCTGCAACCTATGATGGCTATTAAATGTTGTggaaaacagcacaaatcaaAAAGCCTTCATCCCACAGGTCCCTAGAGTCCTCTTAGTAGGCTGACACTTTCCCACAGTGCCCAGCAACACAACAATGCCAAGTCTGGCCGTGACCAATTGGCACTTTCACTCCACCATCCACACGCGACCTCACTGCAATTTTTCACTGCAGCAATGAACTCCGCTTAGCACAAAAAACTTGCCCATTTCTCTACAGAAGAGGGCTGAACCAGGAACATCCCCCGACCATTGTGTGGCTAAAGAGCTTGGTCCGCCAACCCCCCTCCTTTCTCCTGTCCTTCAACTCTCATTCCTGCCCATTGGAGACTTCTTGACTAGGACATAAAGCATTCAATGAAAGTGACTTTTATAGACTTATTCGAGCTCATCTTCACATACAAACTGGCTCCATACCTGCAAGTGAAAAGATTTAGTGTTGGGCCACTGAGCCATCGAGTAATGGCATTTCCATTGAACGGCTCTATTGTTGGTGTCCCACAGGGCTCTATAGTTGGCCCACTTGGGCAGACACACACGTTGCCCAGGGATGACCTGGTAATCAGCTATTTAAGAAAAAGCCATTGAGTCCCAATAGAGAAGTGAGAAGCATGTCCAAACCTGTTATGTGCTCCCCAGAGGTGGTCTATGTGCAGATTTGTCGTACAGATTAAAAAGGCAACATTGAATGGATTGGATAAATTGTTCCACTTGACTTTTGTTGTGCGTGCACCTGTGAGTGAAGTAGCGTGGGATTGCTCCTCACAGTTCACCAAATCCTTTTTTCTCAGTTGAAGTGGCTTTCTATTCTTTTTAGTCACCCCCAGTTTGTTAAATTGGACatatagaaaaagagaaatcaaattCGAGTGATAGAGTGAGTGTGACAAAACCAAGCATGATCTAGGGTTGAAAAGGTAGGAAACAGGGTATGGCTGGTAAAGTGGTAAATTGGATTTAGAGCCTTTAGGTCAAATATAGTTTAGATCAAGAAACACTTAGGAAAATGATCTATAGCCATATTAGCCAGTAATGTGCTGTCTCATCTCATTTCACTACATACACCCTCTTTATTCCCCTGGCTGCTACTTTTCCTTGTTATTTTAGGCTACTCACTCTCCATGGTCCACCAATGGCAATTACTAATAAGTGACCTATATCTCATGTGGTACATAGCAGCATGGGTCAAAACATTGACTttaataaatgctttttaatgtttcagaGGGAGCAAATATTCGAATGTGGTCTGCTGATATAAGTCCAAAGTCACGCAGAGGGATCCTTAGGAGGGCTGTGTTCTCTGAAGAACAACGGAAGGAGCTGGAGAGAACTTTTCGGAGGCAGAAATATATCAGCAAGACAGACCGGAACAAACTAGCAGCTGATCTCAGTCTCAAAGAGTCACAGGTAAATGTAATAGAATCTCATATCCTAAAAGACATTaagcagacaaaaacatctgtgtaCATTCTTAGCCATATGTCATTTCACAGCTCAGATGTGACAAAGCTGAACTAAAAGTCTCCATTCTCCCGCTGCCTTAGGTAAAGATCTGGTTTCAGAACCGCCGAATGAAGTGGAGGAACTGTAAGGAAAAGGAGGTTCATAACACTCGCTCCCCTATGGATGAGCTCATGGCCCGAGGTCTTGCTCAAGAAGAGGAAGAGCCATCACAGAATCACTCTGACGCAAAAACAGAGAGATCACCATCACAGAAGAGTGTCAGGGACACATGAGAGGCTGTATTAAGTTGAAAGTAAACCAAGGACTTtctcaaatacacaaaaaccTGTAAAAAGGCTATAATACTAGGAGTGTGATaagaaatggatggatggaatgCACTGTCTGTGAAGGCTaacactgataataataactttttgaTGCATGTAGATGTCATATTGCATCATATATGTAATTAGGTTCAATGCTGGGTCAATCATGTCATTGCGTTTTGCTGGCTTCAGTTAGCAATTTACTAGTTATTACACTGACAAGTCTTTCCAGGAAAGATTACCATTTTCGATTGTAATTGCAATCAGTTAAATGCACAGATGAGTCCCTTCATTTAATGCATTTACatatcagacttttttttcatgttttgtcagCTTTACATTAATACTCTACTCATAATTCAAAAGTGAAGTTAAATTTCACttgttatattttgtaaatatatttttttcatgatcatGAATACATAgatcaaatgtaaataaagtgtttcaATAAATCCTCACTTCCACATTGCTTGTTCTTACTATGTTGGGCTCTTTGGAGCAAAACCATTTTTATGTTACTGAACACAATTCTAGAcaccatttttcatttctattgATATATAGAGCATGTGCTACATatcaacatgaaaatgaccagaaacaATCATGCtcacttcagttttattttttgaccattttatgCTCAATGCTCCAAAGCAAAACTGACAATTTCTGATAACAATAATACTGTAAGAGACATGCACAATCCTCTATAGTAAATGCACATATTACAGAACAGTAAGAACATTAGGTAAGAAAAAGACCCTTTTCTAGTCAGCTAATATTTGAAGATAAAGCACCAGACTGCTTTTGTTATCACTATTAGCAGTCCAGTCCGGGAAGGATGGTGCATTTCAGGATACGGAGATAATTTTTGACTTTGTTAGAGTCCCTGCGGAAGCAATATAGTAGGTCATGATGGTCCATTGAGTTGAGTTCTCCTTGTTTATAGAAGGAAAAGGAAGAAGAGGGGACCACTCTTTCAGGAGACATGTAACCCACAGTGTTGTCAAGCACTCCCAACCGCTTCATCTGAGATACACAGAACAAACATTAAAGGCACATTATTCTTTCGTTTTACCAAGAATGCATGAAGACATGTAccatatgtataaaaaaagcaatttaaataaagtaatatattCCAACTAGAGTGTGACATATTGCAAGCCTTAAAGCGGCAGTTGGTAACTTctgtaaactgttgttttttgttgtttttttttcatatttgctgaacTTGTGGCTCACTGTATCCTGACAGTATCACATGAGAcaaataatctgaaaaacaaagtcatagtCCCCTGTATCTCCTCCTAGTGCTGCTAATGGCATTTACAAAAATCCACCATGaagacacatacagtatgtcataGTATGCGAAAAAGACACACTTAAAGTGATAAAGTGATACATTCCAACTAGAATTTAAATCCAACTATAAAACACTGCAAATTACCATGCCTTAACATATAATCCTATAATCTATACAATCACTGTTTGGTATAACCACACAACACATGCGCAACTAGAAGTATGCCCTTACCTTCTCAGCCATTATTGCCACCCCCTCCCACAGCTCATGCACCATATCACTGATCTGCAGTGCCTTGTTGTAACTGTGGTGGTTGAAGTCTTGATTCTGGTCCTGAGACATGCTCTGGTGGAGTTGAGTCAGGGGGTCACCCCAGGCCTCCAGCAGGCTCAAGATCACCGCTATTAGTTGTTCTCGCTGAAAATCAAAGAGTTGTTCAAACAACTTGATGGTGAAATACTTCTCAACTTTATATCATGTCAGACAAGATGTAGTGACATCATTTATACCAGGAGTGGCCATGAGCATATGTTATATCAATAACATGAGTGCTCACCCCCAGCCTCTGTGCATTCTCCTTATCGTCTGGTGTTAGTATGCCATATGTGTGGCACTTGTGTTTTCCTAAGAGGTTCTTCCTGGGAAAGAAGAATTGCTCCTGCAAACATGGACACACATATCACACATGGTGATATCAAAACCGCCAACACAAACCGGGGTGATTGATGATGGGGTCGGAAGGTTTGATGGATGGTGATGGATGGTCAATGTCAGACTCAAAATAAAAGAACTCACAAAGTCAGAGTGCAGATCGCTGGAGATGCCATGCATTCTTGAAGACTGTTGCATGACCCTGTCAAAGAGATCAGCCAGAGTAGGAATATGGCATCCAGCCTTTCCATAGGCACAGATCGGGGCTGTGACAACCGTCATTGAGAGCTCCAGGTGCATCAGTGTAAGAGCAGCAAGCCAAACTGAGACGAAACCAAAACTTTTAGACACTAACAGTCATAACAATACATATTAATACaaactttgtgttattttgccATCTTACCCTTTTTCATGGTTCCTTTCTTGCAGTGGAGGACCTGATGATGAGTAGAGCTCTTCTCGCACAAGAGTAACTCTTGAAGTCATACAGTGATGACACTGACTAAACAAATAGGCCAATACAGGATAAAATTTGATCTTTAGCTTTGTACGTCATACTCTTCGCTTAATTAACTGCTCAACCCAGAGCAGTCAAAGCTTACCCAGGCAGAACAGATACTATACCCTGTAGACAGGCTTTCGCTATTACTCAATTCAAAGTAATAAGCATTTTAGTGTATGGGATGAATAAAAACTTTCTCTAAGCATTGAATACAGTAAAACTTAATAAAACTTAATGATCTTGATGAAAGTCCCTGGGTGTAGATTTCATGCACCCCTCAATATTTAAGGAATGCGCATTTGCTGGAATTttagtgtttgatgctcaaataTTGGAGGGGACCACCCCAAAATCCTCCTGTTTCATATGTGTTTAGCATTTTACCATCTGTCAGGAGCACAGCATTAAAATTAACATCACAAATTAAGTATGAAATAAGAACACTTATAAACAGCCCTAGCTAGAACGGTTCAGCCTGGTCGTGAAAACGAGGCTATTCAAATGTAAAGTGAGTAATTTATCTTCTCGTTAGTGCTGCATAGTATGGCCAAGACCCTGGGCCATCTAATCTACAGTGAATGCAGTCATGAATCATTCTGCAGTTTTACTTCTTTTACAAAGCCACTTTCCACATTATGGTGTGACCTAtttgtaaatgcaaaaatgttcaagGTAAAAAGGTATAAAATCCCCATTTAAATgaacacatgcatgtttttttttgtatcacatTATACGTCATTTCTCAACCTTTTCAATATTTGTAACGACTAGAAGGGCATGGTACCATTATACTGAACCAGTGCTCAGTTTCTCCATCAGTGTGCCACCTTGTGGAGAAAAGCGTGATAAGACAAGAAGCCAACAGATTTTCAAGACCCTCTCATGACTATTGCCCTCAGCTCTGTGCTTTAAAGGGCTAAGCAGTAGGGTCAACAAAAGTTTAACCATTGCATTACACATACCATAGTAtagttttgcaaaacattttattgtcatcttttgtcacataacaatgataaaaaatgtcataaatacaCCAATAGCCTTATAGAATCTACAATCAATTTACAATAATTAATACTATTTACAGGTTAGAGTGCATTCTATTACTGTGTGCTGTCAGAGCAGGGATGAGACAGTGAGCTGCTATGGGAGGCAGACGGTGCTGATATGCAGCTGTTGTTATATCCATTTAGCTTACTTTAAAATTCTCACACCCAATGCTGAGAAACTCTCCATCTCAAAATTTCcccttaattttgttttgatttgtgtgtCTTAAGTGTGGAATTACATTTGTTCTTATGCAAATTCACacttcaaacacacatgcagagctccagtttttacatttgagtCTCAATCCACTCAACATCTGTGATGCTTCCATTTGCGTGTAGCCACAGCGATGTTTGCGTCTTTTTTGTGCCAGGGGAAGAGACGAGTGAGAGCAAGGGCGCCATCAGGCTGCACCGAGCCGGTCAGTACGTAAAGCTGTGACCGTCCGGGGCGCACAAGGGCATTGGCACATCGAAGGTTGATGAGGAGCCACTGCTGGAGGAGGTACTGGGTGTCGTAAGGCAGGAGAGGACCCTGGCGGATAAACTCCACACGACCTTCAACTTCATATTCTGGCTCTCCTGTTGGTAGGCGACGGCGATGAAGTTTGGCAGTCACGGCTgtggagaagagaaaaaaaaaatcaatcagctgtgttggaaaattacacaaaattgcggaataaaacatgcacaaacaggacaCACACCACCAAACCACAGCGTAGTGAAATTATTCTGAAACTTACCAAAGTCATACTGGCAAAAAGCATCCAAGACTGTTTTCATTGCAGGAGCCTCTTCCACAGATGGGCAGTTTTGGCAGGCAGGTTTGGGTaagtctgtgaaaacaaattaaacataatttaacaaaacTGCAGGGCACAGTAATTATAGGAACTCTAAAAGAGAAAGTGCTTGGTAGTCCTTTCTGCCAATGGGATGACAAGGCAATAAAGTTAAACAGAGTTCTAATAATTAGTCTGTGGTTGCTGCATACCTTTGGCAAAGTGACTGAACTTCGTAAGGTGAGAGAGGCACATATCTTCCTCTGCAGGAAAACGGTCACAATCAAGTGCCTCAGGCCATTGGTGACCCTGGCAGGCAAGCACAGGGGCACAGCTGTCCCTCACTGCCACACACAGACTGCGGCACGGTTGGATAAAACTGGAGGAAAGAAAGACAGTATGTtaaacaaaatgactgcaataatgacaaa
Protein-coding regions in this window:
- the szl gene encoding sizzled, producing the protein MAAFFTLALLALACPLMAFDMGQSTRCVAIPNQMKVCKDVGYSEMRLPNFLGHSNLEGEVVPRSEDWRPLLQTGCHPQAQAFLCSLLAPDCLDTFIQPCRSLCVAVRDSCAPVLACQGHQWPEALDCDRFPAEEDMCLSHLTKFSHFAKDLPKPACQNCPSVEEAPAMKTVLDAFCQYDFAVTAKLHRRRLPTGEPEYEVEGRVEFIRQGPLLPYDTQYLLQQWLLINLRCANALVRPGRSQLYVLTGSVQPDGALALTRLFPWHKKDANIAVATRKWKHHRC
- the dbx2 gene encoding homeobox protein DBX2, with the translated sequence MVSVQSCSRRNMAGSPPALPGFGNSGKSFLIDNLLQSPSARPEGTAGGHLRRAACERPRRIWGSEHGVYQSQAHSPQHGKDLGGPLLPHSGVLSSVFLRSPQYLLACCGGSSPPPVFSKGANIRMWSADISPKSRRGILRRAVFSEEQRKELERTFRRQKYISKTDRNKLAADLSLKESQVKIWFQNRRMKWRNCKEKEVHNTRSPMDELMARGLAQEEEEPSQNHSDAKTERSPSQKSVRDT
- the LOC121950753 gene encoding prolactin-like, which gives rise to MKKVWLAALTLMHLELSMTVVTAPICAYGKAGCHIPTLADLFDRVMQQSSRMHGISSDLHSDFEQFFFPRKNLLGKHKCHTYGILTPDDKENAQRLGREQLIAVILSLLEAWGDPLTQLHQSMSQDQNQDFNHHSYNKALQISDMVHELWEGVAIMAEKMKRLGVLDNTVGYMSPERVVPSSSFSFYKQGELNSMDHHDLLYCFRRDSNKVKNYLRILKCTILPGLDC